The genomic interval gtgtgtgtgtgtgtgtgtgtgtgtgtgtgtgtgtgtgtgtgtgtgtgtgtgtgtgggggggggacaggaaccTGGGGCCCCTATTAATTCATACATAGAAATTCAGACATAATGAATTCACACAGACGACATTCCCGGGCAGACGGGCGACTGTATGGATCTGTGGTCCAGACAATGCTCCGGATTCTAATCCCCGTCTCCTCGCTGGGTCCTCAGAGAGGAACATTCAAAGCAGCTTTTGTCTTGATTCCCGCCAGTGCTTGGTCTATTTTTACGGTCGACAGAGGCCTTATttagcaacccccccccccccccccccccccaccagacaaCGGGGGGAGCGAGGGCTATTTTTAGACCCAGCCGGACACGTTAGCATCACATGAAAGGCCCGAGGCAATGCTACAGTTGTCtgctgatggaggggggggaggggggagatagaggcggggggggggggggagtgggaaaggagaagaagaaacgaCGAGAGCATCGGTATCTGTCCAAAACGGAGGGACGGGAGTTCACGTCGTGGCGAGGCGTcttactcagggacacctcacgGCTCAACCAGgaagagccggggatcgaacagGCAACCTTTCCGGTTACAACGCCCCCCCCCTACTGTAACTTCTGAGCAAGAGCCGCCTGTCTGACCCAAGGTCAGTTTTACCTATGACCGACGCGACGATGAACGGCTGGTTTAACCGTTGCAGAGTCTGGGTCGACGGGGATCTCTGTGGCGCACGTACGCGCGGTACATCCCGTCCTGCCGCGGCCCTGATCCAGGGGCCGCCGGGCCGTTTCACGGCTCCCCGGGGCCAGGGTCTATAAGTAGCTCCACCCAGCTTACCTGGCTCTAATAATACGGCGGGATTAGGAGCCGCCGGGCGGCCACGCCTCCAGGCCGACGTGCAGGCGTGGGAGCCAGGCATGGCAGCGGGGtcatggggggcggggccacgagGGACACgttgagggaggggaggggccggggaggtgggggtggaggtggagggggacggACTGCAGTGACCCAGGGTCGTTGACCTCTGGTAGCCATAGCGTCTGGTGCAGGTAGAAGGAgtggtgtgtttggggggatgggaggggggttcCAATGGGGGGCTGAGTGTGTTTGATTTGTATAAAATCATCGGATTGTTgggatgtttttcttttattgattttttgttGTTGGAAATGTGAGGCTTGTTGCTAGTATAAGTAGTCAGGCTTTCAGCGAATGAATAGAAAACATGATAGGTAGGCATCATACATTtagacaatttatttatttttatttctggtcaaatttgaataaaaaaataaaactaacctaCTGCTGAAAAATATTTGTGCAAAACATATGTATTATTGCTTTGAGTTTTTTCTACTTTggtctttattaaatgtttattGTCACTGATACTCTAGTCCCTTCTATATCTGGTGATCTTCAAGATGTGCGAGTGAGCCTATACTCCGTCTAGTGGCGACATTCGGTACTACAGCCCCAAGGTCTTACTCAGATACAGGGCTCGCGTGCTCGGTGCTATGCTCATATTCACGACGTAGCGTTTTCCCCCTCCCCGAgtaagaaatatttttttatgtgatTCCAAAATaacccaccgacgtgggcaacttGGAAACCGAGATGTCATCTTCTCTCTCGGTTTACTGGGCCATAAACGTTCCCCCCTGAAGGCCACTTTACACCCATCTCAGGTCAAACCTTATATCTTAATCGTAGTCAGGAAAAAATGTAGTTTCAAGCATATAAATCTGTCAAGGTGTATatcagccccctcctccacctcccccacccagaGTAAAACCCCCAGACGAAATGGAAGACCGGAATGTTCTACTCCAAGAGAAAGGAACAGTGAATGCTGTGCAACACCTTATCCCGCCTGAACTCTGCTGGTCGTTGAACAAGTGTTTGAGGCAGGCAGGTCCGCACTTGCCACCCTAATCCCTGGGGATCTCCAGACACGAATGCCCTGTCAAGAGGGATTTGCTGATTCAGCACTCTGGCAGAAGAGGGTTAgctgtcgtgtgtgtgcatgcttgtggtAAACGTGGTTTGtgcgctgtgcgtgtgtgtgtctgtatgtgtgtctgtctgtgtgaactGTTGGGTGCCTGTGACCTCGCTGGTTTATAGCTGTCCTGGTGGGGTTGAGGTTGGGGTCAAGGCTTCAAAGGTTTTAAGGTTCGGTCCGTGAACCCTCCCAGGAATGTATGCTTTTCGAGAAGTGTTGCTCATTACATTCCCATAACGATATcttctttgtgtgtgaatgtatgtgtgtttgtgttgtgtgtgtgtgcatgcctgtgtgtgcatgtgtgtgtgtctgcaagtgcatatgtttttgtgtgtctgtgtgtgcatgcatatgtgcgtgtctgcatgtgactatgtgtttgtgtgcgtggattTGAGTTCCTGCATGtatatgtgcgtctgtgtgtgtgtctgaaagtgcgtatgtgtttgtgtgtttgtgtatatgtgtctgcaAGTGTatatgtatctttgtgtgtctgtatgcatgtctgcatgtgcatatgcgtttgtgtgtctgtatttgtgtgtgtgcgtttgactGCCTGCAtgtatacttgtgtgtgtgtgtgtgtgtgtgtgtgtctgcgaatGTGAGGGGTGTCGGTTCCGTGTTTTATATCCACCCTTGTTTGCTGGTTGCCACAACAATAGCCCATGGCGCCGTACATTAATGTGTAATGATATGTTTGAGCCTTGGCTCCATGGCTCTCCCGGGGCCCCAAGGGCTTCAGGGGCCCCTGGCCTGGGCCATGATTGCTCCTGAGCAGGTTTtcgtctttttttatttcatcacatttatattttgtgtttacctTGTCTCTGTCTCAAAGttaccgtctctctctgtctgtctgtctgtctgtcccccggAGGtgtgactttctctctctctttatttctcatgCTCCTTCAAAGTCCTTAACCCCTTCTTCTCTGGTCCCTTACTGTCACGCTACCTCTCGCTCTTGTGCACTTTATCGCTCTCCTCAATGCTCCTctgatctctccctctcaaaaccctgtctctctctcaaaactGTCTGACTCGCTCAAAACTGTcaatctctctcactcaaaactttgtctctctcactctctctcccaaaactctgtctttctctcaaaactctgtctctctctctcaaaaccccgtctccctgtctctctgtctttctctctctgtctctctcactagtttctgatctctctctctctctctctctctctatctctctctctctctctctctctctctctctctctatctctatctctatctctctctctctctctgtctccttctcacTGGTCTGTGcaatcactctctgtctctctcagtggtttctgatctctctgtctctctctctctctctctctctctctctctctctctctctccctctctctctgtgtgtctctttctcactggtttctcttctccccccctcccagaggatGACGTGGACCTGGAGGCGCTGGTGAATGGCATGAACTCCTCCCTGGAGAGCCTCTACTCCTCGTCCagcggccagcagcagcacaacGACCTGGTCCCGCTCCTccacacctcttcctcctcctcctcctcctcttcccaccACTACCAGCATCACCATGGCCCCctgccccaccccctcctccaccacgacTACCACCCCACGGCGGCGGCCCCCCTGGCCAGGCacggccccccccacctctcgcCGGAGccttcgtcctcctcttcctcgtcctcggaTTCGTCGCAGGGCAGCCTGAGGCGGTCGCAGCCCATGCACATCCTCGCCGTCAGGTGAGACGCCGtaacgccctcctcctcctcctcctcctcctcatcatcatcatcatcatcatcatcatcatcatcatcatcatcatcatcatcatcatcatcatcatcaatacattaaatggactgcatctgtagagcgcttttctagatttatttttgcattctCATGCTTTATTATACAGTGAAATAGAAAGGAAGGTATGGGATATagagaggaggaaaagcagcaaaggaccacgggcaggaatcaaacccaggtCAGGACTGAGCCCTAATGGTGCGGGCCCTACGCACTTAGCCCCTATAATGTGCTTTTCTAACCTGTGGCCACtcaaaagcgctttacaataccgcctaacattcacccgttcaggcacacattcacacaccgactaCGGGGTCGGCCATTCAAGGCGaaagccagctcgtctggagcagttagggtagGGGTTGTCCtgctcagagacacctcgacaactccagctaggaggagccggggatcaaactagcaactttgcggttaccagcccacccgctccacctcctgagccacacgccGCCATCGTCATCAAagtcatcgtcatcatcttcGTCATCCACATACACCCCGTCTGACGCATCGATAGTCACCCTCAGCCTGTTGTGTCCGTGGAAACGCAAACAATCAAAGCGCTCAAAACAGGTCTTACTGCTCCTCGATTCAGTGGCATTTGCGTCACTAAGCTAAGGGTCGACCCGCACTTAATGTTGCAGAAACCTAAAACTAGTGGCACCCATTCCCCATCCCGGTGGGCGTGGGTTGAGTCTGGGTGGTGGAATGGTGTCTTGTTTCTTCCCCCGCACGCAGATCAATCATGCCAAACAACAAACGCACTCCTTCATTCGTACTCCCTGACGAAATCCCCGGCTTAACTTTATACACTTACTTGAACTCACTCGTGACACGTAAACTTGCTCACCCTGTTCAACCCCGTGTGAGGACGTTAAACATTCCTGGTTGTCGCATGGATTTAAATATCTGGGTCTGCAGCCTGAATCCATAAACCCGGCACGAGAGAAGAAAGCGTCATTTATTGTGCCCTGAACGGCAGTATAACGTGACCTATTTGAAATAAGCTATTTCTAACCTTTCTAAAAACACGCCTGCTATCCTAATGGTGTCAATTAAAGTCGATTAATCTTTAAAACAGCCAGCGAATGATCTCGCGGCCGGTGGGAAACACATGACCTAACTGTGGACAGAATCCCACACCAGCCCTGAACTTTGAAACACAGCTAGGGTCGAGTTCTGAGGTTGGATAGGGTAAACCccaaagggacacacacacacacacaaatacatagcatgccaggtacacacacgcgcacacacatacatagcatgccaggtacacacacacactcacacgcgcgtgcacgcgtacgtacgcacacacacacacacacacacacacatacacaagcatgccaggtacacacacacacagtcacagtctctctttctctctcaatcactcactcactcactcactcactcactcactcactcactcactcactcactcactcacgcttacactcacaagcacacactcattcCCTCTttcgtattctctctctctctctcacacaccacactcacacaaacacacacacgcacacatacacacattttctACTTTTCTTCAACATGCTGCACATATTCcccttgttggtgtgtgtgagtgtctgagtaCTTTCATTCCTTttgaaatgattattatttaaatgtgttGCCGCTGGATAATTCGGGGAACGGTTGGAGCCGGCTCATTATCTGTAGCCCCTGGATGACCCTCTCCTTGTCACTGTCTCTTTATCTCAGGCCGCCTTACCAGCTGGAGACAAAGAGGCAGCAGTACTGGCTGCAAAATgctctgcgcacacacacacacacacacacactcacacaaacacactcatgaatgtatatatatacagacacacatacacaaacatgcagacccACACAAAGCGcgttcacacacccacacgtactTATATATACACCCTCACACTAGCACCCACACACTGGTTGCACAATGctctgcgcgcacacacgctggcacacaaacacacacacacacaaacacagagtgagtacacacatacacacacatacacaaaggctGTTCAAATGCAAAAAAGGGGCACACACATTAGCATTACATCATGCTATGGAGTCGGGAACCCCTGTGTGTTCAGacatttcatgcactatatttGTGTGCATATGGCTTTAAACCAAACTGAtgaataagacacacacacacacacatagggagaggagagagaagcgAGCTCTGAACTTGTTATTATTCAGGGCTGACCCCTGCATCACCCCGTCTCTGCCTGGGATGGGGCGAACATCAAACGGCCTCTTCCCTTTTGAACTTACTGGATTCTTCAGAGACAGACAGCACTTGtgcaggagagagcgagagcagcagagagagagagagagagagagagagagagagagagagagagagagagagagagagagagagagagagagagagagagagagagaggagagagagagagagagagagagagagggagggagggagggagggagggagagagagagagagagagacagagggagagagagagagagagagagagagagggagagagggagagaggaaatcGTAGGCACGTCTTCAAGGCTCGCGTCGCATTTCACGTGACTCCCCTGCCAAACTTTTTCCTTTCTTCGGTTTTAATAATTCAACATCCAAAATCGGATGACCAACTGCCCGTTCAGCCTTCCCCCTTCCTGAAGAGCCTCACACACGCGCCTCATCTGAAGCCGCCGAAACGtgtgaaataaaatgaaatagaaGGAACCAAAAGGAAGAACCGATGTAATATGGATGAGCGGGAGGGGCCCGCGCATCCCGCCGGCGAGGAGATTGTGTTCATTAGAAGGAGATCAGAGGCAGCTCACCGAcgcgtcctcctccacctccatccctaCTCGTGTCTCCACGCGAGGCTTCCTgtcctccactccccccccccctgcacacacacatactcccccGTAGATCCAGGGGCTTTGAGGCGCTGATTACGCCGGGCGGTCGACACTGTGTTGGGGTCGATGGTGGTTGTGCGTTGTATGTTTGAAGTTGAACTCAAAGTTTGAACGCAACTGAAGGGTGAACGTCAGGTTGGGAGATGCATTGATGTCACGTTGAGAAGTAGTGGACAGCACTGAGGGTGGTTGATGTTCACACtgttggtgtctgtgtctgtgtatcgtGTGTGGATGCGTTCAAGTGTAGTTTTTATGTGTGTCCaagtgtattgtgtatgtgtgtatgtctgtgtgcatcggtgtgtgtgttcaactttattctgtttgtgtgtgtgtgtgtgtgtgtgtgtgtgtttgtgtgtgttcaggtgtcttCTGTGTATTTGTTCAAGTtattctgtgagtgtgtgtgtgagtgcactgtgaacgcatgtgtgtgtgtgtgtgtctgtgtgtgtgtgtctgtgtgtgtgtgtctgtgtgtgtgtgtgtgtgttcaaatgtattCTATACGTGggtgtgcgtatgcatgcgtgttgcgtgtgcctgtgtgtgtcttcaaatgtattctgtgtgtgtgttcaaatgtgtcctgtgtgcgtgcgtgcgtgtgtaatcCTGCAACTTTTGTTCATCCCGTGTCTTTCTGCGTGTGTACTGTATAGACCCGTGTGTcagatccacccccccccccccccactaaacCCTGTCTCCGTCCCCTCCTCCTGGTGACTCTGATCTCCTTGTGTCCCGCTCTCCCCAGGAGGCTCCAGGAGGAGCAGCTGAGGACCTCCTCGCTGCCCGCCATCCCCAACCCCTTCCCGGAGCTCTGCAGCCCAGCCGGCTCCCCGGTGCTCAGCCCTGGGTCCCTGCCCCCCGGGGATCCCCCC from Gadus morhua chromosome 11, gadMor3.0, whole genome shotgun sequence carries:
- the LOC115553652 gene encoding growth factor receptor-bound protein 10-like isoform X1; protein product: MAVAGCPDYFMHHPNYQKDKVDHSTNHRQTPNLIGPSFEQSTNRNSPHHHQEDDVDLEALVNGMNSSLESLYSSSSGQQQHNDLVPLLHTSSSSSSSSSHHYQHHHGPLPHPLLHHDYHPTAAAPLARHGPPHLSPEPSSSSSSSSDSSQGSLRRSQPMHILAVRRLQEEQLRTSSLPAIPNPFPELCSPAGSPVLSPGSLPPGDPPSGTSVSQETPPPSQMDA
- the LOC115553652 gene encoding growth factor receptor-bound protein 10-like isoform X2; the protein is MAVAGCPDYFMHHPNYQDKVDHSTNHRQTPNLIGPSFEQSTNRNSPHHHQEDDVDLEALVNGMNSSLESLYSSSSGQQQHNDLVPLLHTSSSSSSSSSHHYQHHHGPLPHPLLHHDYHPTAAAPLARHGPPHLSPEPSSSSSSSSDSSQGSLRRSQPMHILAVRRLQEEQLRTSSLPAIPNPFPELCSPAGSPVLSPGSLPPGDPPSGTSVSQETPPPSQMDA